The following are encoded together in the Gordonia insulae genome:
- a CDS encoding WS/DGAT/MGAT family O-acyltransferase encodes MQRLSGLDASFLYLETRSQLMHVIGLIEIDPSTMPGGYSFPKLRDELERRISALPNFRRKLDNSVLNIDHPVWIEDDDFDIERHVHRVGVPAPGSVLELTELCAHLAGQTLDRGKPLWELWVIEGLADGKVAAMLRMHHAGVDGVTSADLLAQLCTMTPEAPDLDVEKIHQTAGGSSRTTMAVTGAVNYFVQRPIAMAKLIPGTVGVPVGWLRRTRSNTAMPAPFRAPRTRFNAPITPHRSLALTQLSLDDIKRVKNRFGVKINDVILAITGGAMRSYLEEHGELPEQPLVAMVPVSVHGADESSLVTGGTNKVTGMFTQLPTDLDDPVERVEQAATFARTSKDHHADIDANILRAWAQFAPGTTMSTLMKLYGDRGLALSHPPIFNVLVSNVAGPDFPVYFLGSRVTGVYPLGPIFHGLGLNITVFSADGHINVGILACTDHAPDVWAIAHAFDEELKQLLEACD; translated from the coding sequence ATGCAGCGTCTCAGCGGGCTCGATGCGTCGTTTCTCTATCTCGAGACACGATCTCAGCTCATGCACGTCATCGGGCTGATCGAGATCGATCCGAGCACCATGCCCGGCGGGTACAGCTTTCCCAAACTGCGCGACGAACTGGAACGCCGGATCAGTGCGCTGCCCAATTTCCGCCGCAAGCTGGACAATTCGGTCCTCAACATCGATCACCCGGTGTGGATCGAGGACGACGACTTCGACATCGAACGTCACGTCCACCGGGTCGGGGTGCCGGCGCCCGGCAGCGTGCTCGAGTTGACCGAACTGTGCGCGCATCTGGCCGGACAGACCCTCGACCGGGGCAAGCCGTTGTGGGAGCTGTGGGTCATCGAGGGACTCGCCGACGGCAAGGTCGCCGCGATGCTACGGATGCACCACGCGGGCGTGGACGGTGTGACCAGTGCCGATCTGCTCGCCCAGCTGTGCACGATGACGCCCGAGGCCCCGGATCTCGATGTGGAGAAGATCCACCAGACCGCCGGTGGATCGTCGCGCACCACGATGGCGGTGACCGGTGCGGTCAACTATTTCGTGCAGCGGCCCATCGCGATGGCCAAACTGATCCCGGGGACCGTCGGGGTCCCGGTCGGGTGGCTTCGCCGGACGCGATCGAACACCGCCATGCCCGCGCCGTTCCGTGCGCCGCGCACCCGGTTCAATGCGCCGATCACGCCACATCGATCTCTGGCGCTGACCCAGCTGTCCCTCGACGACATCAAGCGGGTCAAGAATCGTTTCGGCGTGAAGATCAACGACGTCATCCTGGCCATCACCGGTGGTGCGATGCGCAGCTATCTCGAGGAACACGGTGAACTGCCCGAGCAGCCGCTGGTCGCGATGGTGCCGGTGTCGGTGCACGGCGCCGACGAGAGTTCCCTGGTGACCGGTGGCACCAACAAGGTGACCGGCATGTTCACCCAGTTGCCGACCGACCTCGACGATCCGGTGGAACGCGTCGAGCAGGCCGCGACCTTCGCGCGCACCTCCAAGGACCACCACGCCGACATCGATGCGAACATCCTGCGCGCGTGGGCCCAGTTCGCCCCGGGTACCACGATGTCGACGCTCATGAAGCTCTACGGCGACCGTGGGCTGGCGCTGTCGCATCCGCCGATCTTCAACGTCCTGGTCTCCAACGTCGCGGGTCCCGACTTCCCGGTCTACTTCCTGGGGTCGCGGGTCACCGGGGTGTACCCGCTGGGCCCGATCTTCCACGGCCTGGGCCTCAACATCACCGTGTTCTCCGCGGACGGTCACATCAACGTCGGCATCCTCGCCTGCACCGACCATGCGCCCGACGTCTGGGCGATCGCCCACGCCTTCGACGAGGAGCTCAAGCAGCTGCTCGAGGCGTGCGACTGA
- a CDS encoding nuclear transport factor 2 family protein: MTTFTATELDEAFRGFQQTVAEIAISRDWDRFAELFTEDADYVEHALGTMSGREEIRSWIWKTMTAFPGSHMTGYPSLWHVVDAPTGRVICEVDNPMRDPGDGTLITATNITILTYAGNGLWSREEDVYNPMEFGQAAMRWCEKSAELGTLDEDAARWMETFGVMFARRR, encoded by the coding sequence ATGACCACTTTCACCGCCACCGAACTCGACGAAGCATTCCGCGGGTTCCAGCAGACTGTCGCCGAGATCGCGATCAGCCGCGACTGGGACCGCTTCGCCGAGCTGTTCACCGAGGACGCCGACTACGTCGAACACGCACTGGGCACGATGTCGGGCCGCGAGGAGATCCGTAGCTGGATCTGGAAGACGATGACCGCGTTCCCCGGGAGCCACATGACGGGATACCCGTCGCTGTGGCATGTCGTCGACGCCCCGACCGGCCGGGTGATCTGCGAGGTCGACAACCCGATGCGCGATCCCGGCGACGGCACCCTGATCACCGCGACCAACATCACCATCCTCACCTACGCGGGCAACGGTCTGTGGAGTCGCGAGGAGGACGTCTACAACCCGATGGAGTTCGGACAGGCCGCCATGAGGTGGTGCGAGAAGTCGGCCGAACTCGGTACCCTTGACGAGGACGCGGCCCGATGGATGGAGACATTCGGGGTCATGTTCGCCCGGCGGCGGTAG
- a CDS encoding acyl-ACP desaturase has protein sequence MARELTQLELLKELAPVAEDNVNRHLKIAKDWNPHDYIPWDEGKNYAALGGVDYDPEQSQLGEVAKAAMITNLLTEDNLPSYHRVIAENFSMDSAWGHWVGRWTAEENRHGIAMRDYLVVTRGVDPVALEEARMIHMTNGYDPMLAAAGRADELEEYADELGILHSVAYVTFQELATRVSHRNTGKACNDPIADRMLQRIAADENLHMIFYRNICGAGMDISPDQTLRAVTDIVTNFQMPGAGMPNFRRHGVLMAKHGIYDLRQHLEEVIMPVLRKWKVFEREDFTSAGEQTREELSSFLEQLEKDTIRFEEMRDRSLAREAKKREQQAS, from the coding sequence ATGGCACGCGAGCTGACCCAGCTTGAGCTCCTCAAGGAGCTGGCACCGGTCGCCGAGGACAACGTCAACCGGCACCTCAAGATCGCCAAGGACTGGAACCCGCACGACTACATCCCGTGGGACGAGGGCAAGAACTACGCGGCGCTCGGCGGCGTCGACTACGACCCCGAGCAGTCCCAGCTCGGTGAGGTCGCCAAGGCGGCCATGATCACCAACCTGCTGACCGAGGACAATCTGCCGTCCTATCACCGGGTCATCGCCGAGAACTTCTCGATGGACTCGGCATGGGGCCACTGGGTCGGCCGTTGGACCGCCGAGGAGAACCGACACGGCATCGCGATGCGCGACTACCTCGTCGTGACCCGCGGCGTGGATCCCGTCGCCCTCGAAGAAGCCCGGATGATCCACATGACCAACGGCTACGACCCGATGCTGGCGGCCGCGGGACGCGCCGACGAGCTCGAGGAGTACGCCGACGAACTGGGCATCCTGCACTCCGTCGCCTACGTGACCTTCCAGGAGCTGGCCACCCGCGTGAGCCACCGCAACACCGGCAAGGCCTGCAACGACCCGATCGCCGACCGGATGCTGCAGCGCATCGCCGCCGACGAGAACCTGCACATGATCTTCTACCGCAACATCTGCGGTGCGGGCATGGACATCTCGCCCGATCAGACGCTGCGAGCGGTCACCGACATCGTCACCAACTTCCAGATGCCCGGCGCCGGCATGCCGAACTTCCGTCGTCACGGTGTGCTGATGGCCAAGCACGGCATCTACGACCTGCGCCAGCACCTCGAAGAGGTCATCATGCCGGTCCTGCGCAAGTGGAAGGTCTTCGAGCGGGAGGACTTCACCTCCGCCGGCGAGCAGACCCGCGAGGAGCTCTCCTCGTTCCTCGAGCAGCTCGAGAAGGACACCATCCGCTTCGAGGAGATGCGCGACCGGTCGCTCGCCCGCGAGGCCAAGAAGCGGGAGCAGCAGGCATCCTGA
- the dusB gene encoding tRNA dihydrouridine synthase DusB: protein MSTPAPSISEGAGSASAPLRIGSIELSSPVVLAPMAGVTNVAFRTLCRELELERTGTVSGLYVCEMVTARALVERHPVTMHMTTFGPDENPRSMQLYTVDPENTYAAAKMIVDENLADHIDMNFGCPVPKVTRRGGGSAIPYKRKLFRRIVAAAVRATEGTSIPVTVKFRIGIDDDHHTHLDAGRIAAEEGAQAVALHARTASQRYSGTADWDEIARLKEHVTDVPVLGNGDIFEPADAVAMMRHTGCDGVVIGRGCLGRPWLFAELAAELNGLAAPAQPNLGEVSKIIVRHGELLSAHHGEDKGMREIRKHVAWYLRGFPAGSDLRSRLSLVSTLDELSELVATLPADAEFPADGHGPRGRQGSPAKVALPDGWLDNPDEDVVPEGAEIMHSGG, encoded by the coding sequence TTGTCGACGCCGGCGCCCTCGATCTCCGAGGGCGCCGGTTCGGCGTCGGCTCCGCTGCGGATCGGGTCGATCGAGCTCTCCAGCCCGGTCGTACTCGCACCGATGGCCGGCGTCACCAACGTCGCGTTCCGCACGCTGTGCCGCGAACTCGAACTCGAACGCACCGGCACGGTGTCGGGGCTGTACGTGTGTGAGATGGTCACCGCCCGCGCCCTGGTCGAGCGGCACCCGGTGACCATGCACATGACCACGTTCGGGCCCGACGAGAACCCGCGGTCGATGCAGCTGTACACGGTCGACCCGGAGAACACCTACGCCGCGGCGAAGATGATCGTCGACGAGAATCTCGCCGACCACATCGACATGAACTTCGGATGCCCGGTCCCCAAGGTCACCCGACGCGGTGGCGGATCGGCGATCCCCTACAAACGCAAGCTGTTCCGTCGCATCGTCGCGGCCGCGGTGCGCGCCACCGAGGGCACGTCGATCCCGGTGACGGTGAAATTCCGCATCGGCATCGACGACGACCACCACACCCACCTCGACGCCGGCCGCATCGCCGCCGAAGAGGGCGCGCAGGCCGTGGCACTACACGCCCGCACCGCGTCGCAGCGATACTCGGGCACCGCGGACTGGGATGAGATCGCCCGCCTGAAAGAACATGTGACCGATGTGCCGGTGCTGGGCAACGGCGACATCTTCGAGCCTGCGGACGCCGTCGCCATGATGCGTCACACGGGCTGTGACGGTGTGGTCATCGGTCGCGGCTGCCTGGGTCGGCCGTGGTTGTTCGCCGAGCTCGCGGCCGAACTGAACGGTCTCGCAGCACCTGCCCAGCCCAATCTCGGCGAGGTGTCGAAGATCATCGTCCGCCACGGAGAGTTGCTTTCCGCACATCACGGCGAGGACAAGGGCATGCGCGAGATCCGCAAGCACGTCGCCTGGTACCTGCGTGGCTTCCCCGCCGGCTCCGACCTGCGCAGCCGCTTGTCGCTGGTCAGCACCCTCGATGAACTGAGCGAACTGGTCGCAACCCTGCCCGCCGACGCCGAATTCCCGGCGGACGGACACGGACCACGCGGCCGTCAGGGCTCGCCCGCCAAGGTCGCGCTGCCCGACGGATGGCTCGACAACCCCGACGAGGACGTCGTCCCGGAGGGTGCCGAGATCATGCATTCCGGCGGCTGA